Proteins from a single region of Penaeus monodon isolate SGIC_2016 chromosome 12, NSTDA_Pmon_1, whole genome shotgun sequence:
- the LOC119579333 gene encoding uncharacterized protein LOC119579333 has protein sequence MASTLSRTLPRLVSSLYTTPILSRPRSHKALARTITSFHGLQGLAQPWRVPTEEAPELVESGELALHLEALQRWHDEADLLREARVLPPGVDDQINLEAETRGQVKDLMETLIEEEILDVRRGWVLASNF, from the exons ATGGCCAGCACTTTGTCTCGCACTCTTCCCCGCCTCGTCTCTTCCCTATACACCACGCCCATCCTCAGCCGCCCACGCTCTCACAAGGCCCTCGCCAGGACCATCACCAGCTTCCATGGGCTGCAGGGCCTCGCGCAGCCATGGCGG GTGCCGACGGAAGAGGCTCCTGAGCTGGTGGAGAGCGGGGAACTGGCGCTGCACTTGGAGGCCCTCCAGCGGTGGCACGACGAGGCCGACCTCTTAAGGGAAGCGAGAGTCCTTCCTCCAGGCGTTGACGACCAGATCAACCTCGAGGCAGAGACTCGAGGCCAAGTCAAGGACCTCATGGAGACTCTGATTGAGGAGGAAATCCTGGACGTCCGTCGGGGTTGGGTCCTCGCCTCCAACTTTTAA
- the LOC119579636 gene encoding uncharacterized protein LOC119579636 — protein sequence MFRIWPRYFEEAVGNESEAFLRESIAPVTTNCGSAFIKTDYQSLQVITAATGELSLGPPEIHSRQLRLRISPIILARDQLADGTQCFLVSLTEGRDGHQCLALFSDSSPPCTPRLSSAAHALTRPSQDHHQLPRAAGSRAAMAGMTVTSALFPPDKKGEEVELHLEALQRWHDDTKLLWEVRTPPRGLKDHTREQVTELVETLIEEKMLDIRRGSIY from the exons ATGTTTCGGATTTGGCCGCGTTACTTCGAAGAAGCGGTTGGCAACGAGTCTGAAGCCTTTCTCAGGGAATCG ATTGCTCCCGTAACAACGAACTGTGGCTCAGCCTTTATAAAAACAGACTATCAATCATTACAA GTGATAACAGCAGCGACAGGAGAGTTATCGCTAGGCCCTCCAGAGATACATTCGCGGCAGCTACGACTTAGAATTTCACCCATAATTCTGGCCAGAGACCAGCTCGCCGACGGGACGCAGTGCTTCTTGGTCTCGCTGACAGAAGGCAGAGATGGTCATCAGTGTCTCGCGCTCTTCTCTGATTCGTCTCCTCCCTGTACGCCACGCCTGTCCTCAGCCGCCCACGCCCTCACACGGCCCTCGCAGGACCATCACCAGCTTCCAAGGGCTGCAGGGTCTCGCGCAGCCATGGCGGGTATGACTGTGACTTCCGCCCTTTTTCCTCCTGATAAAAAAGGCGAGGAGGTGGAGCTCCACCTGGAGGCTCTCCAGCGATGGCACGACGATACCAAACTCCTGTGGGAGGTGAGAACCCCTCCTCGAGGCCTCAAGGATCACACTCGAGAACAAGTGACAGAACTTGTAGAAACTCTGATCGAGGAGAAAATGCTGGACATACGCCGAGGCTCCATCTATTAG
- the LOC119579335 gene encoding uncharacterized protein LOC119579335, which yields MASILSRVLPRLVSSLHTTPILRRPRSHKALARTITSFHGLQGLAQPWRVPTEEAPELVESGELALHLEALQRWHDEADLLREARVLPPGVDDQINLEAETRGQVKDLMETLIEEEILDVRRGWVLASNF from the exons ATGGCCAGTATTTTGTCTCGCGTTCTTCCCCGCCTCGTCTCAtccctacacaccacacccatcctCAGGCGCCCACGCTCTCACAAGGCCCTCGCCAGGACCATCACCAGCTTCCATGGGCTGCAGGGCCTCGCGCAGCCATGGCGG GTGCCGACGGAAGAGGCTCCTGAGCTGGTGGAGAGCGGGGAACTGGCGCTGCACTTGGAGGCCCTCCAGCGATGGCACGACGAGGCCGACCTCTTACGGGAAGCGAGAGTCCTTCCTCCAGGCGTTGACGACCAGATCAACCTCGAGGCAGAGACTCGAGGCCAAGTCAAGGACCTCATGGAGACTCTGATTGAGGAGGAAATCCTGGACGTCCGTCGGGGTTGGGTCCTCGCCTCCAACTTTTAA